The DNA window CTTCAGTTTTGTCACTCTCTGAAAGGTCAGTCTCTGACTTTTGCAAGCAATCATAAGGTATTAAGTGACTGAGTTTCAATGCTACtcatttatatattaaaattaacacAACTATTTGACTTCATAATAATTATGTAAAATCCTTGAAATTGTTAATGCCTATCAGTTACATAACTTTGCTAacaataaactaaaaataaataaataaagaaatgaaaatttaaagttactctttctttttttactttttaaataggTATTTACGAAGTCTGGGACGCTATAATTATGTTACTCCTACGTCTTATCTTGAGCTTattgctgcatttcagagaCTTCTTACTGAGAAAAGAGACAGTGTAATGAAAGCCAAGAAGAAATATGTGAATGGGCTAGATAAACTAGCTTTTGCTGAGTCACAGGTGAGTTACAACAAATATGgaactgaaaatggaaaatatttgtcaaaTGCAGGTCTTTTTCTGGAGAAGTCAGTCAAAAGTGGTACATCAAATTTTATTTAGCACAATCTTCAACAGTAGAACTAACAAatgtttttttgccttttatttcctACAATCACAGAACTTGTGCTAGAGCCACACATCTCTAAGCATATATTGTTAAGTAGTATATGAACAGACTGTAAGTGAACTGTAAGTGACTGTAAGTGAACATAGTTAATAAAATTAGACATTGATCTAGGAGATAAAATAAGTCTTGGAAATGTTTTGATTTGAAACTGAATGTTACATCCTTCTGTCAATAAATTAGTCACTAAGTAAAATCTAGGTCTTAAATAAATTGTTGGAAATTGTGTTTGACCCTTCTGGATCCCACCTGATTCTCTTGTATATGCATAGGTTGGTAGGATGAAAGTAGAATTAATTGAGCTGCAGCCCAAACTGGAAGAGGCTAAAGT is part of the Ficedula albicollis isolate OC2 unplaced genomic scaffold, FicAlb1.5 N03935, whole genome shotgun sequence genome and encodes:
- the LOC101821645 gene encoding dynein heavy chain 7, axonemal-like, yielding KFLETLQLSDTERQGVVPICKYFHTSVLSLSERYLRSLGRYNYVTPTSYLELIAAFQRLLTEKRDSVMKAKKKYVNGLDKLAFAESQVGRMKVELIELQPKLEEAKVENASMMQ